From the genome of Pseudomonas helvetica:
CGTGTTCTTCCGCCTCGACCAACAGTCCTGGACCCGTCAGGACACCAAATTGACCCGTGATCTGGCCAGCTTTCAACGTTGGTTCAACACCTGGTCGTCTCGGACCATGACCTTCTCCGCCGGCAGCATCTTCGTCGCCGTGCTGCTGTTGATGGTCTGACCTGCCTTGCCTGAATTAACGAGGAAATACCCCCTATGAATACCGCCGCGAACATCAACGTAGTGCATGAATCCGAAGCCCAACGCCAACACGCCCGGGTGAAAATCCCGGCCAAGTTGCGCTTCTTCGGACCCGACCGTACGCCTGTGGACGCACGCCTCATCGACCTGTCCGCCGGTGGCCTGAGCTTCAATGCCGGCCAAGTACTGCTCAAGGTCGGGGATGTGCACAAGGGCCGACTGCAATTCTTGATCGACAACCTCGGCCTGGCCATGGACGTCGAGATACAGATTCGCTCGTTCGACCGCCAGACCGGCCGCACCGGTTGCCAGTTCCAGAACCTCGAACCGCAGGACATCTCGACCCTGCGCCACCTGATCACGTCGCACCTGTCCGGTGACATCGTGACCATGGGCGACGTGCTGGCGACCCTGCAACGCGACAACTTCACCAAGGCGCGCAAGCTCAAGGACGGTGGCCACGGCATGAGCGCTTTCGGGCGCTTGCGGGCAGTGACCTTCAGCCTGGGGATTTTCGTCGTCGGCCTCGCAGCGTTCGGCTTCGTTTTCAAATCGGTGTACGGCATGTACTTCGTCAGCCACGCCCAGGCCGGTCTGGTCAGTGTTTCCGGCATGAACGTCACCATGCCTCGCGATGGCACCGTACAAAGCCTGATCAAGACCGATGGCGTTGCGGCCAAGGGCGCGCCACTGGCGACGTTCAGTACCAGCATGCTCGACGTGCTCAAGGGTCATCTGGACGAAAACCAGTTGCAGCCGGCCAAGGTTGAAGAGCTGTTCGGCAAGCAGATGACCGGCACCCTCACCTCGCCGTGCGATTGCACCGTGGCCCAACAAATGGTCGCCGACGGTCAGTACGCCAGCAAAGGCGACGTGATCTTCAAACTGGTGCCGCAGGGCAGCCAGGCCAGTGTCGAAGCACGCTTCTCCTATCGCCAGTTCGCTGACGTGCGTCCGGGTACGAAAGTGAGCTTCCAGATCGCCGGCGAAGACGCTACGCGCACCGGCACCATCGTCAGCAGCACCAGCCTGAAAAGCGAAGACCTGTCGTCCGACATCCGCGTGCAGATCAAGCCTGACGCGCCACTGGACAGCACCTTCGCCGGTCGCCCGGCAGAAGTCAGCAGCAACCGCGGCCCGTCCTTGAACTGGCTGATCGACAAAGCCATGGCCGCGGGTCTTTAAGCGGAGGACATGCCTGTGACCACTCCACCTATCCTCAGAACACCGCGCTCCCACATGGGAACACTGTGCGCAGTCGCTCTTGCGGTGAGCCTGGCCGGTTGCGCCGGCCTGCCCGACCAGCGTCTGGCCAATGAAGCCCTGAAGCGCGGCGACACTGCGCTCGCGCAGCAGAACTACAAACAACTGGCCGACCTGGGTTACAGCGAAGCACAGGTCGGGCTGGCCGATATCCAGGTGGAAAGCCGCAACCCGGCGCAGATCAAAGCCGCCGAAGCCACCTACCGCGCCGCCGCCGATACCTCGCCGCGAGCACAAGCGCGCCTGGGTCGTCTGCTGGTGGCCAAACCGGGATCGACCGAAGCCGAGCAACACGAGGCCGAAGGCCTGCTGAAGAAAGCCTTTGCCAATGGCGAAGGCAACACCCTGATCCCATTGGCCATGCTGTACCTGCAATATCCCCACAGCTTCCCGAACATCAACGCCCAGCAGCAGATCAACCAATGGCGCGCCGCCCGCTATCCGGAAGCCGGTCTGGCGCAAGTGCTGCTGTATCGCACGCAAGGCACTTACGACCAGCACCTGGATGACGTCGAACGCATCTGCAAAGCGTCGCTGAACACCACCGACATCTGCTACGTCGAGCTGGCCACGGTCTATCAGAAACGTGCCCAACCGGAACTACAGGCGCAACTGCTCAAGCAACTGCAAGCCGGTTACAGCCTTGGCAAAGTTTCCGCCCAACGCATGGACAGCGTGGCCCGCGTGCTCGGCGATGCCAGCCTTGGCAAACCGGACGAAAAAACCGCGCAAGCCATGCTCGAGCAAATCGCCCCCGGCTACCCGGCGTCCTGGGTCAGCCTGGCGCAGTTGCTCTACGACTTCCCCGAACTGGGTGACGTCGCCAAGATGATGGAATACCTCGAAAACGGCCGAGCCGCCGATCAGCCGCGCGCCGAACTGTTGCTGGGCAAACTCTACTACGAAGGCAAGTGGGTGCCGGCCGACGCCAAGGTCGCCGAAGCACATTTCCAGAAAGCCGTGGGCAAGGAAGTCGCCGCCGATTACTACCTCGGCCAGATCTACCGCCGTGGCTACCTGGGCAAGGTCTATTCGCAAAAAGCCCTGGACCACTTGCTGACCGCTGCGCGCAACGGCCAGAACAGTGCCGACTTCGCCATCGCCCAGTTGTTTTCCCAAGGCAAGGGCACCAAGCCCAACCCGCTCAACGCCTATGTCTTCAGCCAGTTGGCCAAGACACAAAACACCCCGCAAGCCACTGAGCTGGCGCAAACACTCGAAACCCAATTGCCGCCTGCGCAGCTGGCCGAGGCCCAACGTCTGTTGAAACAGGAACAGGCCACACGTGGCGCCTCGAGCCATAGCACGTTGCAAGTCGAGGCCCTGCAAGAAAAAGACGGCGAGGAATCTCTATGAAGCTCAATCCATTCGTTCAAGCCGGAATCGGCCTGACCTTCGCCCTGTTGTGGTCCTGCCCGACATTGGCCGCGATGACTGACACCAAGAACTACGGCCTGGAAGTGAAAGTCACTGGCCAGTCCGAAGACGACAGCGACCTTGGCACCAAGCCCGGCGGCGACGTCAACGGCGTTGCCCTGGACCTGCGTCCATGGGTCTACGGTGAAAGCGGCAACTGGAGCGCCTACGCGATGGGCCAGGCGGTGACTGCGACCGACATCATCGAAACCGACACCTTGCAGTCCGATACGCAAGGCGCCCAGAGCAGCGGCAACAACGGTCGCCAGAGCAAGAAAAACTACCTGGCGATGCGTGAGTTCTGGATCGGTTACAGCGGCCTGACGCCCTACCCCGGCGAGCAGCTGAAACTCGGTCGCCAACGCCTGCGCAACGACGACGGCCAATGGCGCGACACCAACATCGAAGCGCTGAACTGGACCTTCGACACCACCCTGTTGCGCGCCAACGTCGGTGTCGCCGAACGCTTCAGCGAGTACCGCACCGACCTCACCGAATTGGCGCCCAAGGACAAGGATCGCCTGCACGTGTTCGGCGATATCGCAACCCAATGGACGCCTGGTCAATGGGTCGGGCTGCGTGCCCATCACACCCATGATGACGGCAAGCTCGACTTCCCGACACCCGGCGAAGCCCCTGACTCGCTCGCCAAGAAACAAAACGGCGACCTGAGCTGGCTCGGCGTGGAAGCCAACAGCGATGCCTACAACTGGCGCAACACCAACACCGTCAACTACTGGGCCAGCCTCACCGGCATGAGCGGCAACCGTGACACCGTGAATCCATTGAATGCCGATGGCAGCCGCCCGATCGATGCCTCGAAAAACGGCGACGTCAGCGGCTGGGCCACCGACCTCGGCGTGCGTCTGCGCCTCGATCCGCAATGGCAAGTCGGCGCGGCCTACGCCCGTGCCAGCGCCGATTACGAGCAAAACGGTTTACAGAGTAACCGCTCGAACTACACCGGTACGCGCTCGCGGGTTCACCGCTTTGGCGAGGCCTTCCGTAGCGACATGAACAACATGCAGAGCGCCACGCTGTTCGGCTCCTGGATGCTGCAGGACGATTACGACGCCAGCCTGGTCTACCACAAGTTCTGGCGCGTCGACGGCAACAAGCCGGTCGGCAGCAACGGCATCAACGCCGTCGAGAACAACTACGACGACGTCACCGGCGCGCTGCTGTCCAGCACCTCGTTGCCGCTGGTGGATGGCAAGACCGACCTCGGCCAGGAAGTGGATCTGGTGGTCACCAAGTACTTCAAGCAAGGCCTGCTGCCGGCCGGTTTGAGTCAGTCAATCGATGAGCCCTCGGCGCTGGTGCGCTTTCGTGGCGGTGTGTTCAAGCCGGGCGATGCCTACGGCAAACAGGTCGACTCGTACATGCACCGTGCGTTCATCGACGTGATCTGGCGCTTCTGATGCGAGCCGCCAAGGGAGTGCCCCAGATGAACAACCCTGCGCTCAAAGGCTCGCTCAGCCTGCTGGTCGGCGCGATGCTGCTGACCAGCTCAGCGGTGTTCGCCAGCGTTGAGCCGGCAGCTCCTGCCCCAAAAGGGCAGCAAGCGATCGTGGCCAAAGGACTGCAACAGGCCAAGACCTATACCGTCAGCAGCGCTCCGACCGCATCACTGGAACTGGCGGCACCAAAACTGCCCGACCTGTCCGGCTACACCGCGCAAGCCGTCGCGGCGAAGATCGTGCGCAGCAAGGCCGGCAAAGTCAGCGTGCGCCGGATGATGCAGGAAGACGCCTTGAAGGACTTCATCGGCGGCGATAACAAGATGGCTGAATGGGTGGTACGTCAACACGGCATTCCTCAGGCGATCTTCATCGACGACGGTTACGTCAACCTCAAGGACCTGACTCAGAAGCTGCCCAAGCAATACTTCAGCGAGACCTCGCCCGGCGTGTTCCTCGCCAGGTTGCCGATCGTGGTCGGGCAAAAAGGCATCCTCGAAATCGACCAACAGACCCAGGAGTTGCGTCTGTCCGAAGAGGCCGGTTCGTTCATAGTCAACGACGGCCAGCTGTTTGTGCGTGACAGCAAAATCACCGGCTGGCGCGAGAAGGACAACGGCCCGGCGAGCTTCCGTTCACCCAAGGACTTCCGTCCGTTCCTGCTGTCCTGGGGCGGCACGCAGACCTACATCGTCAACAGCAAGCTGGCCAGTTTCGGTTACTCCAACAGTAAGTCCTACGGGGTGAGTATTTCCCAGTACACGCCGAACATGGCCAAGGTACTCAAGCGCCCGGAACCGACCGGCTGGATCATCGGCTCAGAGTTCTCGGACATGTGGTACGGCTTCTACTGCTATGAAACCCGCGACTTCGTGGTCAAGGGCAACACCTACCGCGACAACATCGTCTACGGCATCGACCCCCACGACCGTTCACACGGCTTGATCATCGCCGACAACACGGTGCATGGAACGAAGAAGAAGCACGGCATCATCATTTCCCGCGAAGTGAACGACAGCTTCATCTTCAACAACCGCAGTTACGACAACCACCTCTCGGGGCTGGTGATCGACCGTAACAGCGTCAACAACCTGATCGCCTACAACGAGATCTACCGCAACCACACCGACGGCATCACCCTCTACGAGAGCGCCGACAACCTGCTGTGGGGCAACAAGGTGATCAGCAACCAGCGCCACGGCATCCGCATTCGTAACAGCGTGAACATTCGCCTCTACGAAAACGTCGCCATGAACAACGGCCTGACCGGGGTCTACGGGCACATCAAGGACCTCACCGACACCGACCGCGACATCAAGCTCGACCCGTTCGATGCCGAGGTCTCGCTGATCGTCGTCGGCGGCGAACTGGCGGCCAATGGCAGCGGACCGCTGTCCATCGACTCGCCATTGAGCGTCGAGCTGTACCGGGTGTCGATGCTCGCCCCGACCAAATCCAGTGGCATCAGCTTCT
Proteins encoded in this window:
- the algG gene encoding mannuronan 5-epimerase AlgG → MNNPALKGSLSLLVGAMLLTSSAVFASVEPAAPAPKGQQAIVAKGLQQAKTYTVSSAPTASLELAAPKLPDLSGYTAQAVAAKIVRSKAGKVSVRRMMQEDALKDFIGGDNKMAEWVVRQHGIPQAIFIDDGYVNLKDLTQKLPKQYFSETSPGVFLARLPIVVGQKGILEIDQQTQELRLSEEAGSFIVNDGQLFVRDSKITGWREKDNGPASFRSPKDFRPFLLSWGGTQTYIVNSKLASFGYSNSKSYGVSISQYTPNMAKVLKRPEPTGWIIGSEFSDMWYGFYCYETRDFVVKGNTYRDNIVYGIDPHDRSHGLIIADNTVHGTKKKHGIIISREVNDSFIFNNRSYDNHLSGLVIDRNSVNNLIAYNEIYRNHTDGITLYESADNLLWGNKVISNQRHGIRIRNSVNIRLYENVAMNNGLTGVYGHIKDLTDTDRDIKLDPFDAEVSLIVVGGELAANGSGPLSIDSPLSVELYRVSMLAPTKSSGISFSGILGERQDEILDLLVRQQKAVLIDPVERQTEMRD
- a CDS encoding alginate biosynthesis protein Alg44, encoding MNTAANINVVHESEAQRQHARVKIPAKLRFFGPDRTPVDARLIDLSAGGLSFNAGQVLLKVGDVHKGRLQFLIDNLGLAMDVEIQIRSFDRQTGRTGCQFQNLEPQDISTLRHLITSHLSGDIVTMGDVLATLQRDNFTKARKLKDGGHGMSAFGRLRAVTFSLGIFVVGLAAFGFVFKSVYGMYFVSHAQAGLVSVSGMNVTMPRDGTVQSLIKTDGVAAKGAPLATFSTSMLDVLKGHLDENQLQPAKVEELFGKQMTGTLTSPCDCTVAQQMVADGQYASKGDVIFKLVPQGSQASVEARFSYRQFADVRPGTKVSFQIAGEDATRTGTIVSSTSLKSEDLSSDIRVQIKPDAPLDSTFAGRPAEVSSNRGPSLNWLIDKAMAAGL
- the algK gene encoding alginate biosynthesis TPR repeat lipoprotein AlgK, whose amino-acid sequence is MPVTTPPILRTPRSHMGTLCAVALAVSLAGCAGLPDQRLANEALKRGDTALAQQNYKQLADLGYSEAQVGLADIQVESRNPAQIKAAEATYRAAADTSPRAQARLGRLLVAKPGSTEAEQHEAEGLLKKAFANGEGNTLIPLAMLYLQYPHSFPNINAQQQINQWRAARYPEAGLAQVLLYRTQGTYDQHLDDVERICKASLNTTDICYVELATVYQKRAQPELQAQLLKQLQAGYSLGKVSAQRMDSVARVLGDASLGKPDEKTAQAMLEQIAPGYPASWVSLAQLLYDFPELGDVAKMMEYLENGRAADQPRAELLLGKLYYEGKWVPADAKVAEAHFQKAVGKEVAADYYLGQIYRRGYLGKVYSQKALDHLLTAARNGQNSADFAIAQLFSQGKGTKPNPLNAYVFSQLAKTQNTPQATELAQTLETQLPPAQLAEAQRLLKQEQATRGASSHSTLQVEALQEKDGEESL
- a CDS encoding alginate export family protein, with amino-acid sequence MKLNPFVQAGIGLTFALLWSCPTLAAMTDTKNYGLEVKVTGQSEDDSDLGTKPGGDVNGVALDLRPWVYGESGNWSAYAMGQAVTATDIIETDTLQSDTQGAQSSGNNGRQSKKNYLAMREFWIGYSGLTPYPGEQLKLGRQRLRNDDGQWRDTNIEALNWTFDTTLLRANVGVAERFSEYRTDLTELAPKDKDRLHVFGDIATQWTPGQWVGLRAHHTHDDGKLDFPTPGEAPDSLAKKQNGDLSWLGVEANSDAYNWRNTNTVNYWASLTGMSGNRDTVNPLNADGSRPIDASKNGDVSGWATDLGVRLRLDPQWQVGAAYARASADYEQNGLQSNRSNYTGTRSRVHRFGEAFRSDMNNMQSATLFGSWMLQDDYDASLVYHKFWRVDGNKPVGSNGINAVENNYDDVTGALLSSTSLPLVDGKTDLGQEVDLVVTKYFKQGLLPAGLSQSIDEPSALVRFRGGVFKPGDAYGKQVDSYMHRAFIDVIWRF